The proteins below are encoded in one region of Planctopirus limnophila DSM 3776:
- a CDS encoding MFS transporter has product MTTSAKATSIRLWDFKTPPMRAFHMSWFAFFLCFFAWFGIAPLMPVVRDEMHLSKDQVGWCIIGSVAITVLARLYVGWLCDRIGPRLAYSGLLVLASIPVMGIGLAHDFTTFLMFRIAIGAIGASFVITQYHTSIMFAKNCVGTANATTAGWGNLGGGVTQMVMPTLFALLMVAFGLSTASSWRFCMLLAGVVCAITGIAYFFLTQDTPEGNFAELRATGKMSQKSAVKGTFQEACRDYRVWILFLVYGACFGMELTLDNIAALYFIDYFEELKTADPVYALGIAGFVAGLFGSMNLFARALGGIASDRCAAKWALSGRVRCLFIVVLLEGMALMLFSQARTLQFAIPAMLLLGLFVKMSNGATYAVVPFINKRALGSVSGIVGAGGNAAAVAAGFLFKSSVVSWPTALFILGVIVTLVSVSILAIRFAPQIESEEATLPILTGDEAAPVLPAGVQAV; this is encoded by the coding sequence ATGACCACCTCCGCCAAAGCGACATCGATCCGGCTGTGGGATTTCAAGACCCCACCCATGCGTGCGTTCCACATGTCCTGGTTCGCGTTTTTTCTGTGTTTTTTCGCATGGTTCGGCATCGCACCACTGATGCCAGTCGTTCGCGATGAAATGCACCTCAGCAAGGATCAGGTGGGCTGGTGCATTATTGGATCGGTCGCGATCACAGTTCTTGCGCGGCTCTATGTCGGCTGGCTTTGCGACCGGATCGGCCCCCGTCTGGCATATAGCGGGCTGTTGGTGCTCGCTTCAATCCCTGTGATGGGAATCGGACTGGCCCACGATTTCACGACGTTTTTAATGTTCCGCATCGCGATCGGTGCCATCGGTGCGTCGTTTGTGATCACGCAGTATCACACTTCGATCATGTTTGCAAAGAACTGTGTTGGCACAGCAAACGCCACTACTGCCGGTTGGGGGAATCTTGGGGGCGGGGTGACGCAAATGGTCATGCCCACGCTCTTTGCACTTCTCATGGTCGCGTTCGGGTTGTCAACGGCCAGTTCTTGGCGATTCTGTATGCTGCTGGCCGGAGTGGTCTGCGCTATCACGGGGATCGCTTACTTTTTCCTCACGCAGGATACTCCAGAGGGAAACTTTGCAGAGCTTCGCGCTACTGGGAAAATGTCTCAAAAGTCGGCAGTCAAGGGAACGTTTCAAGAAGCTTGTCGCGACTACCGCGTCTGGATTCTGTTTCTCGTCTATGGGGCCTGTTTCGGGATGGAACTGACGCTCGACAACATCGCGGCACTCTATTTCATCGACTATTTCGAAGAGCTGAAAACGGCTGATCCAGTCTACGCGCTGGGCATCGCAGGGTTCGTTGCAGGACTCTTTGGTTCAATGAACCTCTTCGCCCGCGCGCTGGGCGGCATCGCTTCAGATCGGTGTGCGGCGAAGTGGGCCCTGTCGGGCCGGGTCCGCTGTCTGTTCATTGTCGTCCTGCTGGAAGGGATGGCTCTTATGCTCTTCTCGCAGGCCCGAACCTTGCAGTTTGCCATTCCCGCGATGCTGCTATTAGGTCTCTTTGTCAAAATGTCGAATGGGGCGACTTATGCGGTCGTGCCATTCATCAACAAGCGGGCACTCGGTTCGGTCTCCGGGATCGTTGGAGCCGGTGGAAATGCGGCGGCTGTCGCGGCTGGATTTCTTTTCAAAAGTTCGGTGGTGTCCTGGCCGACGGCTCTGTTCATTCTCGGGGTGATCGTGACGCTGGTATCAGTCAGCATACTAGCCATCCGCTTCGCGCCTCAAATCGAAAGCGAAGAGGCCACGCTTCCGATCCTGACAGGAGACGAGGCGGCCCCCGTTTTACCAGCCGGTGTCCAAGCTGTGTGA